In Methanonatronarchaeum sp. AMET-Sl, one genomic interval encodes:
- the argB gene encoding acetylglutamate kinase encodes MKRENILVEALPYIRNLHGSKIVVKCGGHAIVNEESMENIIKDIVLLRYIGVETILVHGGGPEISRVMNELGIKPQIVDGLRVTDERTMEVVRMVLIGNVGTELVSKIGSYGGKGIGLSGKDGRLFTAKKKGKKKVVVEDVEKEIDLGYVGEIESVDPEMIDVVSSKGYIPVISPIAVDEEGRSLNVNADTVAGEIAISIGAKKLMMMTNVDGVMRDPEDKETIFSKMTPEYAEDLKKEGVIEGGMIPKVDSCVRAVEGGVEKTHIINGEKPHSLLLELFTDEGVGTMIHKG; translated from the coding sequence ATGAAACGTGAAAACATTCTTGTTGAGGCTTTACCTTATATTCGTAATCTTCATGGATCTAAGATTGTGGTTAAGTGTGGTGGCCATGCAATAGTTAATGAAGAGAGTATGGAGAATATAATTAAGGATATTGTTTTGTTGAGGTATATTGGTGTTGAGACTATTTTGGTGCATGGTGGGGGTCCGGAGATAAGTAGGGTAATGAATGAACTTGGGATAAAGCCTCAGATTGTTGATGGTCTTAGAGTGACCGATGAGAGAACTATGGAGGTTGTTAGGATGGTTCTCATTGGGAATGTGGGTACAGAGCTTGTTTCTAAGATTGGTAGTTATGGGGGTAAAGGTATAGGTCTATCTGGAAAGGATGGACGGCTTTTTACAGCTAAGAAGAAGGGTAAGAAGAAAGTTGTAGTTGAGGATGTTGAAAAAGAAATCGATTTGGGTTATGTTGGTGAGATTGAAAGTGTTGATCCTGAGATGATAGATGTTGTTTCTTCAAAAGGATATATCCCTGTTATATCTCCAATTGCTGTTGATGAGGAAGGGCGTTCGTTAAATGTTAATGCTGATACTGTTGCTGGTGAGATAGCTATCAGTATTGGTGCTAAGAAACTGATGATGATGACTAATGTTGATGGAGTGATGAGAGATCCTGAAGACAAAGAAACTATTTTCTCAAAAATGACACCTGAGTATGCTGAAGACTTAAAAAAAGAAGGAGTTATCGAGGGTGGGATGATTCCGAAGGTAGATTCTTGTGTTAGAGCCGTAGAGGGTGGTGTTGAAAAAACCCATATAATCAACGGTGAAAAACCACATTCACTTTTACTTGAATTGTTCACGGATGAGGGTGTTGGAACAATGATACATAAAGGCTGA
- a CDS encoding TIGR00300 family protein — MSIREIELEGHIIDSMTLPKVFDSIIDMGGDFEVLEFDIGKHKTDKSFTRIQIEGRDEDHLDSIMSEIHRHGATLPEIMDVEWEEAPSDVSLPDNFYSTTNHQTYVRHGGRWVEVKDIEMDCVVVLKGDEAFCKPISHVREGDRVVVGEKGIRVTPPERPREKSVFEFMGSHVSSEKPSDTLIEQVSKEIRDTKKDGGKIGFVLGPAVLHTGCSEEISTLIREGYVDVIFGGNAIGVHDVERAMYGTSLGVDLCEGQPRPDGHKNHLYAISEVVKSGSIRQAIEDGKIQSGIMYECEMNDVPYILAGSIRDDGPLPEVITDTIKAQEAMRENIKDLDLVIMMATMLHSIATGNILPSHVKTICIDINPATVTKLMDRGTAQAMGIVTDVGTFIPRLTNNILNK; from the coding sequence ATGTCTATAAGAGAGATTGAGCTTGAAGGCCATATAATTGATTCAATGACGTTGCCCAAGGTTTTTGACTCCATAATAGATATGGGTGGGGATTTCGAGGTTCTTGAGTTTGATATAGGTAAACATAAAACAGATAAGAGTTTTACTCGGATTCAGATTGAGGGTAGAGATGAGGACCATCTTGATAGTATAATGAGTGAGATCCATAGGCATGGTGCCACTTTACCGGAGATTATGGATGTAGAGTGGGAAGAAGCACCTTCTGATGTGTCTCTTCCAGACAATTTCTACTCCACAACCAATCACCAGACATATGTGCGGCATGGTGGTCGGTGGGTTGAGGTAAAGGACATTGAGATGGATTGTGTTGTAGTTTTGAAGGGAGATGAAGCATTTTGTAAACCAATTTCCCATGTCAGAGAGGGGGATAGGGTTGTTGTTGGAGAGAAAGGTATTAGGGTTACACCACCTGAAAGACCTAGAGAAAAATCTGTTTTTGAGTTCATGGGAAGTCATGTGTCCTCAGAAAAACCATCGGACACATTGATTGAACAGGTTTCAAAGGAGATTAGAGATACCAAAAAAGATGGTGGTAAAATTGGTTTTGTTTTAGGTCCTGCAGTGCTTCATACAGGTTGTTCTGAAGAGATATCGACTTTAATTCGTGAAGGATATGTTGATGTGATTTTCGGTGGAAACGCGATAGGGGTACACGATGTTGAGAGAGCAATGTATGGGACCTCTTTAGGTGTTGATTTATGTGAGGGACAACCAAGGCCTGATGGACATAAAAACCATCTCTACGCTATAAGTGAGGTTGTAAAATCTGGGTCAATTCGTCAGGCAATCGAGGATGGTAAAATACAGAGCGGGATAATGTATGAATGTGAAATGAATGATGTTCCATACATACTAGCAGGATCGATTAGAGATGATGGACCACTTCCTGAAGTTATAACGGATACAATAAAAGCACAGGAAGCTATGAGGGAGAACATAAAAGACCTTGATTTAGTGATAATGATGGCTACTATGCTCCACTCCATAGCAACAGGTAACATACTTCCATCACACGTTAAAACAATATGTATCGATATAAACCCGGCAACTGTAACAAAGTTGATGGATAGAGGTACAGCACAAGCAATGGGGATAGTTACAGACGTAGGGACATTCATACCCCGTTTAACCAACAATATACTGAATAAATGA